From Neorickettsia helminthoeca str. Oregon:
TCCTGGTAAGCTTGCTGCAATGTTTACCGCCTTCTCTTGCTCATGAAATCACCTGCATAGCCTTGAGATGCTTTCCCGGCATTAGTAGGAACTCGTTTGAGGATCCCGTTTTGGAAAATGAAGTCTGCGGTTTGTCTTTCAAAAACCCAGTAGGGATCGCGGCAGGCTTTGATAAAAATGCTGAATGCGTCAATCCTTTAAGTAGGACAGGTTTTGGTTTCCTCGAACTTGGGACTGTCACATTAAAACCGCAAAAAGGGAATCCAAAACCGCGTCTGTTCAGGTTGCCTGAGGATCGTGCTGTTATAAATCGTCTTGGATTCAATAACAAGGGTGTCGAATATTTTCTAAAGCGACTTGTGAAAGCGAAATATAATCGATCGTTGCCGCCTATTGGTGTGAACATCGGGAAAAATGCCACCTCACTAGATGCCATTTCTGATTACGCACGATTAGCGAAAAGAGTGTCCAAGGTTGCTGATTATGTGACATTGAATATTTCCTCTCCAAACACTGCTAAGCTGAGGGACATGCAGAAAATCGAAATACTACAGCAGCTCTTGGTTTCCGTTAAAGCTGCTGTAGTAGAAGGGATGCCGATTTTTATTAAAGTTGCACCTGACCTCACCGATGAGGCTAAAGTAGACATTATGCAGCTTGCTGTGAAACAAAAAGTTACTGGGATCATTGTGGCAAACACTACAATTGGGTGTCGGGAGAAATTGAAGAGTAAATGTAAAGTGGAATACGGGGGTTTAAGTGGTGCTCCGCTCTTTGAGCTTTCCACGACATTGTTAAGAGAGATGTATAAATATGCAGGAGGAAGGCTTGTATTCATCGGTTGCGGTGGCGTTTCAGATGTGGAAACGGCGTACATCAAAATCAGGAATGGAGCTACACTGATTCAGGTTTATACCGCTTTCACTTACCAAGGTTTTGGGCTGCTTAATGAGATAAAAAAGGGATTAGCACAGAGAATCAAATCAGATGGATTCCGATCCATAAATGAGGCAATAGGTCTTGATGTCTAGCTGTCGTCCAGGACTAACTGTGTGTAGACTTTTTTCCATTATGCGATGGTTTCACCTTATCTGCATTATAGTACAGGTCAAACCAGTGAGGTCTATAATTATACATTGTGATCGGTTTGCGCGAGACAAAACCGGATAGGATCAATATGTTACCCAGAAGGTAGTCATAGCGGGCATTGATTGACTTTCCACCATCTAAGGTCGTGCCTTCAATGTTGATGCTTGTATCTGTTACCTCAATTATCGCGCCCAGCTCCTGCATTATTTCTATGAATTTATGAAGTTTACTACTTATCTTGAGTCCCTTGTTGTTCTCTATGGAGCTTTTACCATTTGCAGTGCAAAGCAAAAAGAGTAGAATCTGAAAATTATCTATAGAAATATCAGATTCCTTAATCGTGACACCATTGAGTCGAGCGCTTTTGACATTAATGCTACCTATTTTGTTTCCTAAATTCTTACCTGATATTGTTGTATTAATGTCGGCAGACATTTCTCTGAGGATTCTGTATACTCTGAGACGATCCTCATTCAAGCAAATACCCTCTATCGTGATTTCGGAGCCAGGGATGAGTGTTGCTGCTGCAACCAAGAAGAGCGTAATAGAAGGATCACCCGGGATTATAATATCCTGTGGACGCAGTTCAGGTATCCCACAGATGGTTGTTTTTGTATTCTCTTTGCTGCGAATGATTGTGATATCCGCACCTAAATGTTTAAGCATCAACTCAGTGTGATTCGTGCTACCAGAAAAAGGTTCCACAATGGTTGTAGTACCCTTTGTATTGAGTCCGGCCATCAAGAGCGCGCTTTTAATCTGAGAACAGGAATGTTCAAGTATATGTATATGTGGAACACAATAATCATTTCCTTTGACAATAGTTGGTAGAGTACATGAAGTTATTTCAATTCCAATATCGGAAAAGTGTTTCACACCCTTTATCTTGAACTTATCAAGGAAGTGTCCATACCCAGTAATTATCGTCTGAAAAGAATAACTGGCAACAACTCCAAGCAGGAGATGCATGGCTATTCTGGAGTTTCCAATGTTCAATACGTCCGTAGGTGCACTGAGTCCGCGTACACCGACACCATACACTTCTATTCTGGAATCCGAGATTCTTTTAATCTCCACACCGAGATGCTGTAGACAGCACATTGTACTGACGGTACTGTCAGAAATAAAAGAAGGAGAGATAGTAGACTTCCCCACAGCTTGAGCCAGAATAAATAGACCTCTTTGCAACGACGACTCGTCGGGCGGAACCTTATACAGTCCCTTCAAAGGTGCGATCTTTCTGATTGTGCAACCCTGGGTTTCCATCGTTTTTCTTCATAGAAAGCCTACGAATTCTTGTAGCTGTCGTTAGTACTGAATAAAGTGAAGTAAAGGCATCGTAGGCTACAGGTAAGTATAGACCTATTACCTTTGCATTGAAAGCAAAATATCTAAGAAGTTCATACATATGAAAGGAAGTAACGATTGTAGGCTTCTCACGCTTTCGAAGATCTATAAGTCTAGAGCACTTTCATCGACTCAAAATCCGCCAGACAGAAACACAATGACCGATCTAGTCGAATACCTTGAAAAACTTATGTAATACCGTCGGTGTAAACGTCGTCAACGTGTGGACAGATACATTCGACTTTCCTTGTTTCCTGGTCAGAGTATATTCTGCTGCGATGACTCCGCGATTTCTTCCACCTGTCAACAATGTTCCTATGATAGGCATTTTCGAAATTAATTGATTGATTCGGTACAGTGGTACTACGCTTCCGTGTAGAATGAGCTTCTCTTCAGGAATGCTCAGAATACCCATCACACTCAATCCAATAGGTGTAGCCTCCAACCATGACTCAGAAATATAAAATACATCATCTGCATACTTAAACTCTGAGAAAAATCTATCAAAAAAGATCCCTTCACCATTCAAGATATTCATTATCCCATTCAGTGAAGCTAGAGAAAGGATACGCGCCAGTATTGGTGCATCTTGTATATAGAAATTTTCTATTTTCAGGACCCCACTATTAGTTCTCATATTCTTCGTACCCATGTGTAAGGCTCCTCTACCACCTATTATACCACTTTTAAATCCAAGACCTTTTAGAAGTGTCCCAACATTTGTGCTATCTACATTGATACCTCCATCTTTACTGAATCTCGCTCGCAGAATGCTATCATCACTGAAAATCCCTGAAAGACTACCGTCACCTTCTTGTAAGGTCAGACTCAGATTATTCATTGAAATTTCATTTTTTAGTTTCAGGTTGGCTATTTTGATTGATATATTCTCATTGAGGTCACTTTTTCTATTTTCGAGCTGTGTCAGAGAGGCCAGTTTTTCTGCTCTAGACAAATCTATTGCCTCTGAAGTGATTCTCAAATTCGATGTATTTCCTTTAAGCACGTAGCTCAAATCCAGATGTGAGTCATTAATTTGCAATGCCTTGCTGTTGAATAGTGCTTCCTTGCCGTTGCTTTTACCCTCAAAACGGATGTCCATCTTTTTCCCTAAAATTTCGAGGACTTCGAAATTATGTTCCCCATCCCGAGTCTTGATTCTAAAATTAAGAATTGCACCCGGATCTTTCTCCCACCCAAAAAGTTGGGAAATGTCTTCTTGTACGTCTTTGGTTCCAATCCTACCTACTGCATCTACTTCATTGTTCGGGAGGAGGTTTATTGCTACTTCCCCAGTGACTTTACCCGCCAATGAGATAAACTCAGGCAAAAAGCCGGATTCTTTGATAGGTTCTAACTTGCTTGTACCCTTGATCGTGAACTTCGTTATTTGGTCCGTTGAATTTCTATCCAGATATAGATCTATTTTTTCTCCCGAGGAGAGTAATGTTGCCCGCATTGCGGCATCATTGTTAGTGATCTTTAGTTCCATGCTTCCATTTTCTATATGAAAAGCTTTATAGAATCGTGCTGCTTGAATATTGTCTGCCTTGATATTGATAACAGTATCTATCTCCTGAGTTGCTGAAGTTGGTATCTGCACAAGAAAATCTACAATACCTTTGCCTTTGAGCGTCCTTATAGCTACTTGCTCAGCCACCTCAGCAATAATCTGCGGGCTGAATTTTTCACCAAGTAGCACGAGTTTATTTAGATTGTTAACAAGCTCGCCCTCTATTTTGATTGCGTCGTCGTTGATTCTGATTTTACACCCTTTGCAATTTGTGCCATCAATTTCCCCCGAATGAATTATAGCTTCTAGATTACCGCCCAATAGACTCAGTTTGCCTGATACTTTTTCTACGTCAATGAAACGTTTTTCTATATCTGCAGGCTCTGTGATCGCTATTCTCGCTTTTACACCTTCGAGAATCGCGTCCTCGATTTTTAGATCTCCTGACTTACTTTCGAACTTGATATCCGCCTGTTTTATAATTCCACCTTGTATGCTTTCCTCATACCACTCTCTTGCTACAGGATTAAGATCATTCCCCCAGTATTTTAGTATGTCTCCTGCTACTAGATTCTCGATCTTTCCTTCTAATGACAGCCCGTCTTTTAGCAAGAGTCTGCCTCTGAATTCTGTACCATCGATTTTGATTTTCACATTATTGAGTTCTAGGTTTTCTAGGGTTCCATTGAACACAAAGCTTCCATTCTCGAATTGAAAATTTGATTCCTTTCTGATTTTTTTGCTTACAGATCCGCGGAGATCCCTGACTGCTCCTTGAATCTTTTTCTCATTTAAGTTCAGGACAGCATACCCACTGAAGGTGAAACTATCATTCGAAATATCAATATTGGATAGCCCTTTGATCAGAGGTGAGAAAACACTCTCGTTGGGATCGAAATTAGTCACTCTGACCGCAATGGTATCGTATTGAGACTGCACCATTTCTAATTCTATTCCCGCTTTCTCCTCGTGAATCCCAAGTTGTAAAACGTTTCTATGATTCATTTTCTTTATTCTTATGAATCCCTCACTGACTGTATAACCGTTGAATCTGATGTTTTGTATAAATAAGTCAGTGTTCAAAAGCGCGATGACGGAAAAAATATGGTCTACCTGATAGTTTTCTAGACTAATCATTTTGTCCCTCCCAGCTTCGAATGGTATCTCTATGTCTGCACCCGAGATAGTCATGTTTATTGGATACAGTTTCGTGAAAGGAAAGTTCCAATGAAAAGAGAATCGGAGTTCCTCGATGAAAGCTACTTTTTTAGATCCCAGATCGACGGTAACTTTACTTAGTACTAACTCTTTAAAATTATCGGAATTCCTAATATCGAAGTCAGTGAAGGAAATATGGCTTCCAGTCTTGAATTTGCTGAAACGGCTGTTGATGTAATATTCGACAAACTTCTGTGATAAGTTCTTGTTGTACTTGTAGACTAAAAACGGCGAGAAAACGGCAAGCAAGAAGAGAAGTATAACGATCTTTACCTTCATCGACAAAAATACCCCGGAGGAAGTGGAAATGCAAAAGTCTGGACAAAGCAGCTGATCGAACTATTCCGTGCTAGCTTCCACTCTGGAAAAGATGTTCTAATCTAATGATCTGGCCACATACATCCAATCCCAATTCTATTGTATAAGTTCAGCGTTTTCCAACACCTCCGTACAGGACGAAGCTTGTCACGGCTACCAATCCGATGAACGCAGTGAGTGAGTACACCAGAGCGATATCTATGGAATTGCTATCAACTGTGAGATTTGGATATAAACAAGCGAGGATCATTGCATGTGTAGCTAGAGAGTTAGCAGCTAGGATCTTACTATGTTTTTCTGAGAAAAATATCACACCAAGCAGGAGTACAGCCATGCTGCTCAGTAGTATCGTCAATGTAGCAAAAAACATCTAAGTTGTTGAGACCTTTTAGAGCTTCGCCTTTAATAGTAAACCAGATTCTCATAATCTCATAATTGGATGGGAAGAGAGTCTTTGTAGTCTAGATACCGAGTTTGCAAGATAGGTACCTTGCCCTTAACATGATTGCTAGTCTAGCAGGTAAATTTATCACCTTAATGAGTCTTGGAGTTTCAACTACGCAGGCCTTGATACTTGCCGCGGGTAATTCTAGTCGAATGAATTCCCAGTTACCGAAGGTAGTGCATAGAGTAGGTGGCCTCGAACTTATTAATCACAATTTGCTTTTACTGCAGGAGCTTGGATTTGAAGAGGCTGTTATGGTCTGCGGTCCCCAATTGGATTTTGTTGATGTTACCCATATTTCCGTTAGGAAGGTTTTCCAGCGTGAAAAGAAAGGTACAGCTCATGCGGTGAAATGTGCCTTACCAGAACTTCATAGCAGGAATGTCCTGATTTTATATGGGGATGTTCCTTTGATTTCTAAGGGGACAATAGAAGCGTTGTTAGAAAGTCAGGAAAAGTATGATGCTACACTACTTGGCTTCCCAGTGATGGATTCCTCTTCAGAGTATGGACGTCTTATGATTACCGAAGGGAAAGTTTCTAGGATTATTGAGTATTCAGAGCTTGAGGGGGAACAGAAGCAAGTACTAAATTTTGCCAATTCTGGTATTCTCTGCATAGATGTGAAACTACTCAAAGAATACATCAGCCTTGTCGATGCTTCAAATAGGCAAGGGGAGTACTATTTGACGGATGTTGTGAACCTCATGGCCCGGGATTCCAGGAATGTAGGGTTCAATATTATCCAGGAAAGTGAGGGGATAGGTATCAATACTCAGGCTGATCTTTCTCGTGCTGAGAGATTCTTTCAGGAGAGGAAGAGGGCTAGATTTCTAAGTGCTGGTGTTAGGTTGATTGATCCTGATACTGTCTACTTCGCATATGATACGTATATAGAGTCCGATGTGATAGTGCATCCGAATGTGATATTTTTCCCTGGTGTGAAGGTATTCCGAGGTGCTGAGATTCTACCATTTTCTCTTTTGGAAGGTGTCGCCATTGGTTCTGCTGCGAAAGTGGGGCCGTTCGCAAGAATACGCGGTAGCAGTGATATCGGTGGAAATGCAGTCATAGGGAATTTCGTGGAAGTAAAAAACAGCACAATTGGGCAAGGTGTGAAGGTCAAACATCTGAGTTATATAGGTGATGCATCAATTGGTGATCAGACCAACATTGGAGGGGGAACTGTGATCTGTAATTTTGATTTTGAAAAAAAGCATCATACGCAAATTGATAAAAAATGCTTCATAGGTGGAAATAATACTATTGTTGCCCCAGTGAGAATCCACGCTGAGGCTCGTACCGCTGCTGGGAGTACCATCACATCAGACGTGCCGCCTAAAAAGTTGGGAATCTCAAGGGCAATGCAAGTAAACAAATCCATAAAATAACATCCATCACTACTCCTCAGGTCATCGAGTGGATTTCCCTGCATCCTACGCAGAGGACTTGTAGCATGGCAGCATCACTATGTATTGTAAGCCTCAATGTCTGAAATGCCTCATCCTTGTGAAGATCATTCCGATGTTATGTTTGTTAGCTGCTTCTATTACTTCGTTATCTTTTATCGAGCCACCAGGCTGGATAATGGCAGTGACCCCACTTTTCGCAGCAAGCTCTATACTGTCTGCAAATGGGAAAAAAGCATCTGAAGCCATCACGAGCCCTTGATTTCCCTGCGTTTTTTCAAGCGCTATTTCGACACTCTTAACTCGACTCATCTGACCTGCACCTATTCCCACAGTGGTGTAATTCCGAGCAGTGACTATAGCGTTTGATTTCACATACTTACAGACTTTCCAGGCAAAAATCAGTTGATTTGTCTCTTCATCATCTGGAGCTCTGTTCGTGACAACTTCGAAATCCTGGAAAAGTTTGGCGTTACAAGACTGTACCAAGAAACCTCCAAGTAAACTTATGAAATGTCTATCAGGCTGTGTGTATTTCTTATATATAAGGACTCGCAGATTCGTTTTAGTTTGTAGCATTAGTTCTGCATCCTGAGTAATACCAGTCGCAACTACGACTTCAAAGAAAGTCTTGGATATTTTTTCCGCTACGTCTTTTGTCACGATTTGGTTGAAAGCGACTACGCCTCCAAATGCACTCAGTGAATCTGCAGCAAATGCGTTATCATAGGCCTCATATAAGCTATCCTTGCTTACGGACACACCACAAGGATTGTTGTGCTTTATGATCGCACATGCGGGACTGGAAAAATTAGCTACAATCGCTAGTGCACTATCGAGATCCAATAGGTTGTTGTAACTCAGCTCTTTGCCCTGGATCTTTTTAAATGGAAGCTCTCCGTCAGAGTAAAAAGAAGCGTTCTGATGAGGATTCTCTCCATATCTGAAATCAGTTCTTTTCGTCAAGGATATGTTTATGTTCTCGGGCAGCGTCAATGACGAGGAAAACCAATCTGCGATTTTACAGTCATACCTTGCTACACGCATGAAGGTTTTTCTTGCCATCTTGGTCCTGAAAGCTAACGTGCAGTTCACGTCAAACAGAGCGTAATCACTTGGATCAGAGAGAACACAAACATTCCTGAAATTTTTTGCAGCTGACCTCAATAGTGAGACCCCCCCTATATCTATATTCTCGATTATCTCATTTTCCGAAGCGCTTTTTCGTACATGCTCCTCAAATGGGTACAGGTTGACTACGACCAAATCTATCGAATGTATTTCATACTTTGCCATCTCGGAACTATGTAAATCGGGATCTGCCAGTATACCCACATGAATAGTCGGATGAAGAGTCTTCACTCTGCCATTTAATATTTCTGGAGAGCCTGTATAATCAGATAGCCTTATTGCATCGATTCCATTCTCCAGAAGGTATTCATAAGTTTTTCCAGTTGCAATGATTTCGGCGTTTACAACTTTCAATTTATTTGCAAGTGACAAGAGGTTGGTCTTATCATAAACAGATATCAGGGCTCTTTTTATCATCTTACTCTGATCAAATTCAAAGAAATCTTTGTGCCACTCTTTATCCCGAGTACACAAAATAAGACTTCATCAACGAAACTACAGCACTAAGATAGATGAGAAACATCCAACAGTAATCCTAGAATAAACTGCCTTCTTACGCTATATGAGAGTACTACCACTTTCTATTTTTATTGTCTAGAACTCCAGGAAATGATTCTCTAATTGATGGAAATTTTTCAAGGATTGTCCCTACTTTTTCCTAAGCCAGATCATTTCCTCGAACACATCGAAACACTTTGCCGCTGAGTTTATGTGGTAGAGTTGATGTAGTTCAGCGATGCCTGCTATTGATGTGACATTTATTTCCGTTATTTTTTCTGCAATTAGGTCTATTCCTGCGAGGGTTATACCACGTTCTTTCAAATCTGAAGCGATTCTATAGCATTTCTCTTCCTCATTCGAAGTGAGTATGCAGGAGGAAAAATCTCCTCCCTTGCACATGTTGGTGATGAAACTACCCTCTTTCTTCCTTCGGAAACAGCCAAGGAGTTTCCCATCTAACACCACGACTCTCTTATCACCGTCTTCAAGAACGGATTCCTCAAATTTTTGAGCTACTATTGGCGTTCCAGTTTTGGAGATAAGTTCATGGATTTTTTCCTGTGTTGACTCGTCGAATGATTCAAATTTCATTACGTCATCTCCACCGAACTCATATAATGGCTTCAGTACCACTGATTTGTATTGTTCGAAGAACAATTGTATGTTCCGGATTTCTCTGGAAATAAGGGTCGGCGGAGCGTCATTATAGTAGTCCACGAATTTTTCAGGGAAACCACGTACTGCTTCTGGTTCATTGATAACAAGTGTTCCACATCGCTCGAGCATGTAGGTCGCAGTGATGTAGCTCATATCAAATGGAGGATCGTTCCTCATAAGTAGCATATCCAAGGTACTGAGATTCACCTCTTCTTCCTTCTCGGATAGTGATACTTTTCCCTCGGAGGATGTTGTAACCATCTTTCCTCTTGCTGATACACGACCATCCCATATAGAGAGCGTCTCTACCGGATAGATGAAAATATTACACTCTCTTTCTAGAGCTTCTCCGATGAGGTAAGTAGTACTTTTTCCGAGATTGGACAGAGATATTACTTGGATTCCTATTTTCACTACCGTTTTCTTTCTCAGATCTGTTGAAGTTAAGTTATACAGTTTCTTTTTGAGAATCAAAATGTGTCTTCGTTTTGGACTGACTGAGTCCAAAAAATTATCAAGGGAACATCCCAGTTTTTCATCAATGGAGTTACAGTTTGTGCTCTCACATTGTCAGGCCAATTGAATTATGAAATCTGAGAAAAGTATCAAGGCGGATTTCCGTTTTAATGAGTGGAAGGTCAGTTACTTACTATTCCAGGTGCTTCTGCTACTTTGTTCGACGTATATTGGTTCCTAATGCATTCTCCTCACGATGTTGACAATACGCTCTGCTTCCCCGGGGCCATATCTGTCATTATATGCTCTAGTATCAAATGCATCACCTGTTAGGTCTACATTTATTGGGGTTCCATTGTGTTGCGAGACTTTCAGTTGATAATCCGAATGCCGACGCATTATGTCATTCCTTGTGTTCTGTTGTTGAGTCAGTAATGTGCGTAGTGCCTTTTCTAAGGATGGGAGCAGCATCCGAACTGGGTGTCCTGGACGAAAACGTGACCCAGTTGCAAGTGAAAGCGTTGCATAAGTTAATTGGAATATCCCAGGATGCAATGCAGGAGTATACCTTAAAAGTGGCTGATTTTTTATCACAGCATTCTTGATCAACCCACTCATAATCTGCTGTTTATTAAGGCCCTTTATATCTATCATTACGATAAATGCTGATACTCGAACTGGATAATGCTAATTCTGGATCGCAAGGATTGTGTCATTAGATAATCTTTAGATTCTGACATTACCTTCCTATACTCTTTTTGTAAAGGAGTAACCCTAGGTTGCTTTGCATGCGTGAGTGTTGTGTTATAATCTTGGTGTCCGTATTCAGCTAGGTCAAATTGAAAATTATAAAGAGATTATGTATTTCAGGGCGTTCTGTGTGGCCTATCATAGAGGGTGGTAAAGGAGTCGCTGTCAGTGACGGTGTTTCATCTGGCGCTTTCGCTGCTGCCGGTTGTGTTGGGACGTTCTCCGGGGTGAACGCAAAACTCATCGACGATAATGGTGAGGTGGTGCCACTCAGGTATCACAGCAAGACCAGGAAGGGTAGGCACGATGAACTGATGGAGTATAGCATCGAAGGTGCTATAAGCCAGGCCAGGATCGCTCATGAGTGCTCCAGAGGTGAGGGAAGACTCCACATGAATGTGCTCTGGGAAATGGCAGGTGTCGAAAGAGTATTGGAGGGCGTGCTTTCGAAAGTGAGTAACTTGATACACGGCATCACGTGTGGTGCTGGTATGCCTTATAAGCTTGCGGAAATTGCGACTCGATATAGAGTGTATTACTATCCGATAGTTTCCTCTGCTAAGGCGTTTAGAATATTATGGAAGCGCTCCTACAGAAAGCTTAGTGAGTTTCTCGGAGGTGTTGTGTATGAAGATCCGTGGCTTGCTGGGGGACACAACGGCCTGAGTAATACTGATAGGCCGGATAATATTCAGGATCCGCATCCCAGGGTTGTCGAGCTACGAACACTGATGAATGAAAACGGGTTGACACAAGTTCCTATAGTCATGGCTGGCGGAGTTTGGTCTCTTTCGGATTGGCAGCACTTCATAGACAGTGATGAGGTTGGAGCTATCGCATTTCAGTTTGGTACGCGGCCTTTGATTACCCAAGAAAGCCCAATTTCCAGGCAGTGGAAGGAGAAACTACTCAGAACAAAAAAGGGCGAAGTTCTATTGCACAAGTTCAGTCCGACTGGATTTTACTCATCGTCACTAAAAAATGCCTTTATACGAGAGCTTGTCGATCGCTCAGAAAGGCAGGTTCCTTATGTGGAAGTTGAGAAAGAAGAGTTCATTGTCCCATTTGAGTATGGTACTCGAAGGAAAAAAGTCTTTATCCGACATTGTGACGAAACATCAGTCAGGAAGTGGCTATCAGAGGGATATGAGGAAGTTGTTAAAACCCCAGATGGTACTATT
This genomic window contains:
- a CDS encoding NAD(P)H-dependent flavin oxidoreductase, which gives rise to MKIIKRLCISGRSVWPIIEGGKGVAVSDGVSSGAFAAAGCVGTFSGVNAKLIDDNGEVVPLRYHSKTRKGRHDELMEYSIEGAISQARIAHECSRGEGRLHMNVLWEMAGVERVLEGVLSKVSNLIHGITCGAGMPYKLAEIATRYRVYYYPIVSSAKAFRILWKRSYRKLSEFLGGVVYEDPWLAGGHNGLSNTDRPDNIQDPHPRVVELRTLMNENGLTQVPIVMAGGVWSLSDWQHFIDSDEVGAIAFQFGTRPLITQESPISRQWKEKLLRTKKGEVLLHKFSPTGFYSSSLKNAFIRELVDRSERQVPYVEVEKEEFIVPFEYGTRRKKVFIRHCDETSVRKWLSEGYEEVVKTPDGTILFLTPEKFAEIRNDQIECMGCLSHCKFSNWKDHDDYTTGELPDPRSFCIQKTLQNIIYGADPDRELAFAGHNAHRFSTDPLYKDGYIPTVKELVEKILAGE